In one window of Janthinobacterium sp. 1_2014MBL_MicDiv DNA:
- the nuoH gene encoding NADH-quinone oxidoreductase subunit NuoH: protein MALPEFVNVINTTGQDLLGGSWPFFWTLIKILCVLLPLMGLVAYATLWERKLIGWIQIRVGPNRVGPLGLLQPIADALKLLFKEIIIPSKAAKGLFVIGPIMTIMPALAAWSVVPFGPEAVLANVNAGLLLLLAITSMEVYGIIIAGWASNSKYSFMGAMRASAQMISYEIPMGFVMVIVLMVSGSLNFIDIVGGQQIGYFADKGVNFMSWNWLPLLPMFVIYLVSGLAEANRHPFDVVEGESEIVAGHMVEYSGMAYAMFMLAEYANMILIGALASIMFLGGWSAPFAFLEFWGGFGGFFWLFAKTFFIVSVFIWVRGTFPRYRYDQIMRLGWKVFIPLTLVYLVFVAAWMQTSWNIWK from the coding sequence ATGGCTCTGCCTGAATTTGTAAACGTCATCAACACTACCGGCCAGGATTTGCTGGGCGGCAGCTGGCCTTTCTTCTGGACCTTGATCAAGATCCTGTGCGTGCTGTTGCCGCTGATGGGCCTGGTTGCTTACGCCACCCTGTGGGAGCGCAAGCTGATCGGCTGGATCCAGATCCGCGTGGGCCCGAACCGCGTGGGCCCGCTGGGCTTGCTGCAACCGATCGCCGATGCGCTGAAACTGCTGTTCAAAGAGATCATCATCCCGTCCAAGGCCGCCAAAGGCCTGTTCGTGATCGGCCCGATCATGACCATCATGCCGGCCCTGGCCGCCTGGTCGGTCGTGCCGTTCGGTCCGGAAGCCGTGCTGGCCAACGTCAACGCGGGCTTGCTGCTGCTGCTGGCGATTACCTCGATGGAAGTCTACGGCATCATCATCGCCGGCTGGGCTTCGAACTCGAAGTACTCGTTCATGGGCGCCATGCGCGCTTCGGCACAGATGATTTCGTATGAAATCCCGATGGGCTTCGTGATGGTCATCGTGCTGATGGTCTCGGGCAGCCTGAACTTCATCGACATCGTCGGCGGCCAGCAAATCGGCTACTTCGCCGACAAGGGCGTGAACTTCATGTCGTGGAACTGGCTGCCGCTGCTGCCGATGTTCGTCATCTACCTGGTGTCGGGCCTGGCTGAAGCCAACCGTCACCCGTTCGACGTCGTCGAAGGCGAGTCGGAAATCGTGGCCGGCCACATGGTCGAATACTCGGGCATGGCCTACGCCATGTTCATGCTGGCCGAATACGCCAACATGATCCTGATCGGCGCCCTGGCTTCGATCATGTTCCTCGGCGGCTGGTCCGCACCGTTTGCCTTCCTCGAATTCTGGGGCGGTTTCGGCGGCTTCTTCTGGCTGTTTGCAAAAACCTTCTTCATCGTGTCGGTGTTCATCTGGGTGCGCGGTACTTTCCCTCGCTATCGTTATGACCAGATCATGCGCCTCGGTTGGAAAGTGTTTATCCCGTTGACGCTGGTCTACCTGGTCTTCGTCGCTGCCTGGATGCAGACATCCTGGAATATTTGGAAGTAA
- the ispF gene encoding 2-C-methyl-D-erythritol 2,4-cyclodiphosphate synthase, producing MNTSTPVLPFRIGQGYDCHALVENRDLIIGGVKIPHHLGLLGHSDADVLLHAITDALFGAAALGDIGRHFPDTDAQFKGADSRTLLREAVRRVQATGYSIGNVDATIIAQRPKMAPHIAAMCANVAEDLGVSVSQVNIKAKTNEKLGYLGREEGIAAEAVALLLRA from the coding sequence ATGAACACAAGCACTCCCGTACTCCCTTTCCGCATCGGCCAGGGCTATGACTGCCACGCGCTGGTGGAAAACCGCGACCTGATCATCGGCGGCGTGAAGATTCCCCATCATCTGGGGCTGCTCGGCCACTCCGACGCCGACGTGCTGCTGCACGCCATCACGGACGCGCTGTTCGGCGCGGCCGCGCTGGGCGATATCGGCCGTCATTTCCCCGACACGGATGCGCAATTCAAGGGCGCCGATTCGCGCACGCTGCTGCGCGAAGCCGTGCGCCGCGTGCAGGCCACCGGCTACAGCATCGGCAATGTCGACGCCACCATCATCGCCCAGCGTCCGAAGATGGCGCCGCATATCGCCGCCATGTGCGCGAACGTGGCCGAAGACCTGGGCGTGAGCGTGAGCCAGGTCAACATCAAGGCCAAGACGAATGAAAAACTGGGCTACCTGGGCCGTGAAGAAGGCATCGCGGCCGAAGCCGTGGCCTTGCTGCTGCGCGCCTGA
- the nuoN gene encoding NADH-quinone oxidoreductase subunit NuoN — protein MTNAPNLVPLYAEIFLLIATSALLLIDMFLPAAKRSITYVLALLTLAGCALLTVGDFNAGTTVYTFHNMFVSDPMSQLLKLFSYGAVALTLIYSRAYATDRNMLSGNLGGEFYVLALFALLGQMIMISANNFLIIYLGLELMSLSLYALIALRRDNAKATEAAMKYFILGALASGFMLYGISMLYGASGTLDLGELRVALESGKTNGTIMVFGLVFLVAGLAFKLGVVPFHMWVPDVYQGSPTAVTLLLGGAPKLAAFAITLRLLAEGLLPMAHDWQQMLLVLAVMSLAIGNFTAIAQTNLKRMLAYSTIAQMGFVLLGLLSGTVDAPNNTLNAAGAATAYGASMYYVITYVFTTLGTFGVIMLLARNGFEAEELADFKGLGKRSPIFALVMTLFMFSLAGVPPLMGFMAKYSVLASVLATGQLWLTIAAVLFSLIGAFYYLRVVKMMWFDEPTDSNALVVHGDMRVVLALNGVFVLALGVMPNSILAACASAITKTLAS, from the coding sequence ATGACTAATGCACCTAATCTGGTACCGCTGTACGCGGAAATCTTTCTGCTGATCGCCACGTCGGCGCTCTTGCTGATCGATATGTTCTTGCCTGCGGCGAAGCGTTCCATCACCTACGTGCTGGCCCTGCTGACCCTGGCCGGCTGCGCCTTGCTGACCGTGGGCGACTTCAACGCGGGCACCACCGTCTACACGTTCCACAATATGTTCGTGTCGGACCCGATGTCGCAGTTGCTGAAACTGTTCTCGTACGGCGCCGTGGCGCTGACCCTGATCTATTCGCGTGCCTATGCCACCGACCGCAACATGCTGTCGGGTAACCTGGGCGGCGAGTTCTACGTGCTGGCCCTGTTTGCACTGCTGGGCCAGATGATCATGATCTCGGCCAACAACTTCCTGATCATCTACCTGGGTCTGGAACTGATGTCGCTGTCGCTGTACGCGCTGATCGCTCTGCGCCGTGACAATGCCAAGGCCACGGAAGCGGCCATGAAGTACTTCATCCTGGGCGCGCTGGCTTCCGGTTTCATGTTGTACGGTATCTCGATGCTGTACGGCGCCTCCGGCACGCTGGACCTGGGCGAACTGCGCGTGGCGCTGGAAAGCGGCAAGACCAACGGCACCATCATGGTCTTCGGCCTGGTATTCCTCGTTGCCGGCCTGGCCTTCAAACTGGGCGTCGTGCCATTCCACATGTGGGTGCCTGACGTGTATCAAGGTTCGCCGACGGCCGTGACCCTGCTGCTGGGCGGCGCGCCGAAACTGGCCGCGTTCGCCATCACCCTGCGCCTGCTGGCCGAGGGCTTGCTGCCGATGGCGCATGACTGGCAGCAAATGCTGCTGGTGCTGGCCGTGATGTCGCTGGCCATCGGTAACTTCACCGCGATCGCGCAAACCAACCTGAAGCGCATGCTGGCGTACTCGACCATCGCGCAAATGGGCTTCGTGCTGCTGGGCCTGCTGTCGGGCACCGTCGATGCACCGAACAACACCCTGAACGCGGCTGGCGCAGCCACGGCCTACGGCGCTTCGATGTACTACGTCATCACCTATGTGTTCACCACCCTGGGTACCTTCGGCGTGATCATGTTGTTGGCACGTAATGGTTTCGAAGCGGAAGAACTGGCCGACTTCAAGGGCCTGGGCAAACGCAGCCCGATCTTCGCCCTGGTGATGACCCTGTTCATGTTCTCGCTGGCCGGCGTGCCGCCGCTGATGGGCTTCATGGCCAAGTACTCGGTGCTCGCTTCCGTGCTGGCCACGGGCCAGCTGTGGCTGACCATCGCCGCCGTGCTGTTCTCGCTGATCGGCGCCTTCTACTACCTGCGCGTCGTGAAGATGATGTGGTTCGACGAGCCGACGGATTCGAATGCGCTGGTCGTGCATGGCGACATGCGCGTCGTGCTGGCACTGAACGGCGTGTTCGTCCTGGCACTGGGCGTGATGCCGAACAGCATCCTGGCGGCCTGCGCTTCGGCCATCACCAAGACCCTGGCGTCCTGA
- the nuoK gene encoding NADH-quinone oxidoreductase subunit NuoK encodes MTLSLTHFLVLGAILFAISIVGIFLNRKNIIVLLMAIELMLLAVNMNFIAFSHYLGDAAGQIFVFFILTVAAAESAIGLAILVVMFRNLDTINVEDLDSLKG; translated from the coding sequence ATGACATTATCGCTCACACATTTTTTGGTCCTGGGCGCGATCCTGTTCGCAATCTCGATCGTCGGGATTTTCCTGAACCGCAAGAACATCATCGTATTGCTGATGGCAATCGAATTGATGCTGCTGGCGGTGAATATGAATTTCATCGCGTTTTCCCATTACCTGGGCGACGCGGCCGGTCAGATCTTCGTTTTCTTCATCCTGACGGTTGCCGCCGCTGAGTCGGCTATCGGTCTGGCTATTCTGGTGGTGATGTTCCGTAATCTGGATACCATCAACGTCGAAGACCTGGACAGCCTCAAAGGCTGA
- the nuoL gene encoding NADH-quinone oxidoreductase subunit L produces the protein MAGQLLNPNLLLAVPLAPLAGAAIAGLLGTQFLGNLVGRKTSHTATILGVLIAFILSLQTLLAVMDGATFNGTIYNWMTIGTLKMEVGFQIDSLSAMMMCVVTFVSLMVHIYTIGYMKDDEGYNRFFAYISLFTFSMLMLVMANNFLQLFFGWEAVGLVSYLLIGFWYQRPTAIVANMKAFLVNRVGDFGFILGIGLLLAFAGTMNYQEVFAKKDELALLTMPGTDWALLTVACICLFIGAMGKSAQFPLHVWLPDSMEGPTPISALIHAATMVTAGIFMVSRMSPLFELSDTALSFILVIGSITALFMGFLGIIQNDIKRVVAYSTLSQLGYMTVALGSSAYSVAVFHLMTHAFFKALLFLGAGSVIIGMHHDQDIRNMGGLRKYMPITWITSLIGSLALIGTPLFSGFYSKDSIIEAVEATHIWGAGFAQFAVLAGVFVTAFYSFRMYFLVFHGKERFGQAHAHGHDDHHAPKAAHGAHGDAHDDHHEEEEDDHGHHGLEPGQKPHESPFVVWFPLVMLAIPSLIIGYLTIGPMLHGDFFKGVIFVGENHPAMEELSHEFHGAMAMAIHGLSTAPFWLALSGVVAAYYCYMVNPRVPAWFFAKFHAIHTLLDNKYYMDKFNEVVFAGGARLLGNGLWNFGDKKLIDGLLVNGSAKVVAWLSSLSRVLQTGYIYHYAFVMILGVLGFLIYFLPFWPAK, from the coding sequence ATGGCGGGGCAACTCCTCAACCCTAACCTCCTTCTTGCCGTACCGCTGGCGCCGCTGGCCGGTGCCGCGATTGCAGGCTTGCTTGGCACCCAGTTCCTGGGTAATTTGGTCGGACGCAAGACGTCGCATACCGCGACGATCCTGGGCGTACTGATCGCGTTCATCCTGTCCTTGCAGACGCTGCTGGCAGTGATGGATGGCGCGACATTCAATGGCACGATCTATAACTGGATGACGATCGGCACCCTGAAGATGGAAGTGGGCTTCCAGATCGATTCGCTGTCGGCGATGATGATGTGCGTGGTCACCTTCGTGTCGCTGATGGTGCATATCTACACGATCGGCTACATGAAGGACGACGAAGGCTACAACCGCTTCTTCGCCTACATCTCGCTGTTCACGTTCTCGATGCTGATGCTGGTCATGGCCAACAACTTCCTGCAACTGTTCTTCGGTTGGGAAGCCGTGGGTCTGGTCTCCTACCTCTTGATCGGTTTCTGGTACCAGCGTCCGACGGCCATCGTGGCCAACATGAAGGCTTTCCTCGTCAACCGCGTGGGCGACTTCGGCTTCATCCTGGGCATCGGCCTGCTGCTGGCGTTTGCCGGCACCATGAACTACCAGGAAGTATTCGCCAAGAAAGACGAACTGGCGCTGCTGACGATGCCGGGCACCGACTGGGCCCTGCTGACCGTGGCCTGCATCTGCCTGTTCATCGGCGCGATGGGCAAGTCGGCCCAGTTCCCGCTGCACGTGTGGCTGCCTGACTCGATGGAAGGTCCTACCCCGATCTCGGCACTGATTCACGCCGCGACGATGGTGACGGCCGGTATCTTCATGGTCTCGCGCATGTCGCCGCTGTTCGAACTGTCCGATACGGCACTGTCCTTCATCCTGGTGATCGGCTCCATCACGGCGCTGTTCATGGGCTTCCTGGGCATCATCCAGAACGACATCAAGCGCGTCGTCGCTTACTCGACCCTGTCGCAGCTGGGCTACATGACGGTGGCGCTGGGTTCGTCCGCGTACTCCGTGGCCGTATTCCACCTGATGACGCACGCATTCTTCAAGGCACTGCTGTTCCTGGGCGCCGGTTCCGTCATCATCGGCATGCACCACGACCAGGATATCCGCAACATGGGCGGCCTGCGCAAGTACATGCCGATCACGTGGATCACTTCCCTGATCGGTTCGCTGGCCCTGATCGGCACGCCGCTGTTCTCCGGCTTCTACTCGAAAGACAGCATCATCGAAGCCGTCGAAGCGACGCACATCTGGGGTGCTGGCTTTGCCCAGTTCGCCGTGCTGGCTGGCGTGTTCGTCACCGCGTTCTACTCGTTCCGCATGTATTTCCTCGTCTTCCACGGCAAGGAACGTTTCGGCCAGGCGCATGCCCACGGTCACGACGACCATCACGCACCGAAAGCGGCCCATGGCGCGCACGGCGATGCGCATGACGACCATCACGAAGAGGAAGAGGACGACCACGGCCACCATGGCCTGGAACCTGGCCAGAAGCCGCATGAATCCCCATTCGTCGTGTGGTTCCCGCTGGTGATGCTGGCGATTCCTTCGTTGATCATCGGCTACCTGACGATCGGCCCGATGCTGCATGGCGATTTCTTCAAGGGCGTGATCTTCGTCGGCGAAAACCATCCAGCAATGGAAGAGTTGTCGCATGAATTCCACGGCGCGATGGCGATGGCGATCCACGGCCTGTCGACCGCACCGTTCTGGCTGGCATTGTCCGGCGTGGTGGCAGCCTACTACTGCTACATGGTCAACCCGCGTGTACCGGCCTGGTTCTTTGCCAAGTTCCACGCGATCCACACCCTGCTGGACAACAAGTACTACATGGACAAGTTCAATGAAGTCGTGTTCGCCGGCGGTGCCCGCTTGCTGGGTAATGGCCTGTGGAACTTCGGTGACAAGAAGCTGATCGATGGCCTGCTGGTCAACGGTAGCGCCAAGGTCGTCGCTTGGCTGTCCTCGCTGTCGCGAGTGCTGCAGACCGGCTACATCTATCACTATGCATTCGTGATGATCCTGGGCGTGCTGGGCTTCCTGATCTATTTCCTGCCATTCTGGCCCGCTAAGTAA
- the nuoI gene encoding NADH-quinone oxidoreductase subunit NuoI, whose protein sequence is MDKVKDFFSSLLLGELIKGMALTGKYMFSRKITVQFPEEKTPISPRFRGLHALRRYPNGEERCIACKLCEAVCPAMAITIESEQRDDGSRRTTRYDIDLTKCIFCGFCEESCPVDSIVETQILEYHGEKRGDLYYTKEMLLAVGDRYENDIAAARAADAPYR, encoded by the coding sequence ATGGATAAGGTAAAAGATTTCTTCAGCAGCCTGTTGTTAGGTGAGCTGATCAAGGGCATGGCGCTGACAGGCAAGTACATGTTTTCGCGCAAGATCACGGTGCAATTCCCGGAAGAGAAGACACCGATCTCGCCGCGTTTCCGTGGCTTGCACGCGCTGCGCCGCTACCCGAACGGCGAGGAACGTTGCATCGCCTGCAAACTGTGCGAAGCGGTTTGCCCGGCGATGGCCATCACGATCGAATCGGAGCAGCGTGACGACGGTTCGCGCCGCACCACGCGCTACGATATCGACTTGACCAAGTGCATCTTCTGCGGTTTCTGCGAAGAGTCCTGCCCGGTCGATTCGATCGTCGAGACGCAAATCCTGGAATACCACGGCGAGAAACGCGGGGATTTGTATTACACGAAAGAGATGTTGCTGGCCGTAGGCGATCGTTATGAAAATGACATCGCCGCTGCGCGCGCCGCCGACGCACCTTATCGCTGA
- a CDS encoding NUDIX domain-containing protein, translating into MDTNLTETKVDGEVVYQGGFLRVQRDRVTLPDGKITAREFILHPGAVVILPLLDDGTVLMERQYRYPLERVFIEFPAGKIDAGESHLACARRELLEETGYTATSWQFVSTIHNAIAYSDEHLELFLARGLVAGERRLDDGEFLETFTATVPQLLDWVKDGTITDVKTVIGIFWLDKITSGAWQAA; encoded by the coding sequence ATGGATACGAATTTGACTGAAACCAAGGTGGACGGCGAGGTCGTCTACCAGGGCGGCTTCCTGCGCGTGCAGCGCGACCGCGTGACGCTGCCCGATGGCAAGATCACGGCGCGCGAATTCATCCTGCACCCGGGCGCCGTCGTCATCCTGCCGCTGCTCGATGATGGCACGGTGCTGATGGAGCGCCAGTACCGCTACCCGCTGGAACGCGTCTTCATCGAATTCCCGGCTGGCAAGATCGACGCGGGCGAAAGCCACCTGGCCTGCGCCCGGCGCGAGTTGCTGGAAGAGACGGGCTACACGGCGACAAGCTGGCAATTCGTCTCGACCATCCACAACGCCATCGCCTACTCGGACGAGCACCTGGAACTGTTCCTGGCGCGCGGCCTCGTGGCGGGCGAACGCCGGCTCGACGACGGCGAATTCCTGGAAACCTTCACGGCGACGGTTCCCCAGTTGCTGGACTGGGTGAAGGATGGCACGATCACCGACGTGAAGACCGTCATCGGCATCTTCTGGCTCGACAAGATTACCAGTGGCGCCTGGCAAGCGGCTTGA
- a CDS encoding NADH-quinone oxidoreductase subunit J: MDFKTILFYAFSLILIIAATRVITARNPVHAVLFLVLSFFSAAGIWMLLQAEFLAIVLVLVYVGAVMVLFLFVVMMLDINIDRMREGFWGYLPLAATVGVIIVLEMAAVLWRGFLEFEPRVALAGANLGGTKELGMLIYTKYVFAFEIAAVVLLVAIVAAVALTLRKRKDTKHFAPGDAVRVKRNDRLKIIKMDAVVERPAAEPEVKEAP, from the coding sequence ATGGACTTTAAAACAATTTTGTTTTACGCCTTCTCGCTGATTCTGATCATAGCGGCGACGCGCGTCATCACGGCCCGTAATCCGGTCCACGCGGTACTGTTCCTGGTACTGTCCTTCTTTTCCGCAGCGGGCATCTGGATGCTGCTGCAAGCTGAATTCCTGGCCATCGTGCTGGTATTGGTGTATGTCGGCGCCGTGATGGTGCTGTTCCTCTTCGTCGTCATGATGCTCGATATCAATATCGACCGCATGCGCGAAGGCTTCTGGGGCTATCTGCCATTGGCCGCCACGGTCGGCGTGATCATCGTGCTGGAAATGGCTGCCGTGCTGTGGCGTGGTTTCCTCGAGTTCGAGCCGCGCGTGGCACTGGCTGGCGCCAACCTGGGCGGCACCAAGGAACTGGGCATGCTGATCTACACGAAATATGTGTTTGCCTTTGAAATCGCCGCCGTCGTGCTGCTGGTGGCCATCGTTGCCGCCGTCGCATTGACCCTGCGCAAACGCAAGGACACCAAGCATTTTGCTCCGGGCGATGCCGTGCGCGTCAAGCGCAACGACCGTCTGAAGATCATCAAGATGGACGCGGTCGTCGAGCGTCCTGCGGCTGAGCCGGAAGTTAAGGAGGCACCATGA
- a CDS encoding DUF2818 family protein yields the protein MDVTVSSWLVIALGILGANLPFFNEKLFAAVPLKRSAQAEGGKGWRKPLALRLLEMVILYFIVGAVAFALEARIGNGFPQTWEFYAITGCLFLVLAFPGFVTRYLRKRR from the coding sequence ATGGATGTCACCGTCTCGAGCTGGCTGGTGATCGCCCTGGGCATCCTGGGCGCCAACCTGCCATTCTTTAACGAGAAACTGTTTGCCGCCGTGCCCCTGAAGCGCAGCGCGCAGGCGGAAGGCGGCAAAGGCTGGCGCAAGCCGCTGGCGCTGCGCCTGCTGGAGATGGTGATCCTGTATTTCATCGTCGGCGCCGTGGCGTTTGCGCTCGAAGCGCGTATCGGCAACGGTTTCCCGCAGACGTGGGAGTTCTACGCCATCACCGGATGCCTGTTCCTGGTGCTGGCCTTCCCCGGCTTCGTCACCCGCTACCTGCGCAAACGCCGTTAG
- the ispD gene encoding 2-C-methyl-D-erythritol 4-phosphate cytidylyltransferase has product MTVTTNSPRNFALIPAAGVGARMEAGSPKQYLPIAGKPMLRHALDAFLASPLIAHTYVVVSADDGVIDAVVPQQGVDHGVTVLRCGGATRMETILNALRALHASIGAADQVLVHDAARPGLTPALIEKLIREVGDHAAGGLLALPVVDTVKRAGPANASAQTVPRDGLWLAQTPQMFRYALLHRALSEAPDPLAITDDASAVEALGLAPKLIEGHPRNLKVTLPRDIHTAELYLANPGI; this is encoded by the coding sequence ATGACAGTAACAACGAATTCCCCGCGTAATTTTGCGCTGATCCCCGCCGCGGGCGTGGGCGCGCGCATGGAGGCGGGCAGTCCCAAGCAATACCTGCCCATCGCGGGCAAGCCCATGCTGCGCCACGCGCTCGACGCCTTTCTCGCCAGCCCCCTGATCGCGCACACCTATGTGGTGGTCAGCGCGGACGATGGCGTGATCGATGCGGTGGTGCCGCAGCAGGGCGTGGACCATGGCGTGACCGTGCTGCGCTGCGGCGGCGCCACGCGCATGGAGACCATCCTGAACGCCTTGCGGGCGTTGCACGCCAGCATAGGCGCGGCCGACCAGGTGCTCGTGCACGATGCGGCGCGTCCCGGCCTGACGCCGGCGCTGATCGAAAAACTCATCCGCGAAGTGGGCGACCATGCGGCCGGCGGCTTGCTGGCCTTGCCCGTGGTCGACACGGTCAAGCGGGCCGGGCCGGCCAACGCATCGGCGCAGACCGTGCCGCGCGACGGCCTGTGGCTGGCGCAGACGCCGCAGATGTTCCGCTATGCCTTGCTGCACCGGGCCTTGTCCGAAGCCCCCGACCCGCTGGCCATCACGGACGACGCCAGCGCCGTCGAAGCGCTGGGCCTGGCGCCCAAACTGATCGAAGGCCACCCGCGCAACCTGAAGGTGACCCTGCCGCGCGACATTCACACGGCCGAGCTGTACCTGGCTAACCCTGGCATTTGA
- a CDS encoding NADH-quinone oxidoreductase subunit M yields the protein MMQSTISTLPPYLSLSIWVPIICGVLVLALGRDSKAGFTRWLSLAGAVLSMLCTWPLIQHFDNAAHGMQFVEKAPWIETFNIWYSLGIDGLSLWFIPLTAFITVIVVISAWQVIEKRIAQYMGSFLILSGLMIGVFCALDGLLFYFFFEATLIPMFIIIGIWGGSNRVYASFKFFLYTFFGSLLTLVAIIYLRNVSGTFDILAWHAFKLTMNEQIFIFLAFLMAFAVKVPMFPVHTWLPDVHVEAPTGGSAVLAAIMLKLGAYGFLRFSLPITPDASHYLSGFMIALSLIAVIYIGLVALVQTDMKKLVAYSSIAHMGFVTLGFFMFNDISVQGGIVQMISHGFISGAMFLCIGVLYDRMHTRNIADYGGVVNRMPKFAAFFVLFSMANCGLPATSGFVGEFMVILGAVKYNFWIGLLAATALIWGAAYSLWMAKRVVFGKIKNKHVAELTDINKREFFMLAVLAIAVLVMGLYPAPFTDTMQTSVADLLQHVAISKLP from the coding sequence ATGATGCAGTCTACGATTTCTACACTACCTCCTTACCTGAGTCTGTCGATCTGGGTGCCGATCATTTGCGGCGTCCTGGTCCTGGCTCTCGGCCGTGACAGCAAAGCGGGCTTTACCCGCTGGCTGTCGCTGGCCGGCGCGGTGCTCAGCATGCTGTGCACCTGGCCGCTGATCCAGCATTTCGACAACGCCGCGCACGGCATGCAATTCGTCGAAAAAGCGCCGTGGATCGAAACCTTCAATATCTGGTACTCGCTGGGTATCGATGGCCTGTCGCTGTGGTTCATCCCGCTGACGGCCTTCATCACGGTCATCGTCGTCATTTCGGCCTGGCAAGTGATCGAGAAGCGCATCGCCCAGTACATGGGCTCCTTCCTGATCCTGTCTGGCCTGATGATCGGCGTGTTCTGCGCGCTCGACGGCTTGCTGTTCTACTTCTTCTTTGAAGCAACCCTGATCCCGATGTTCATCATCATCGGTATCTGGGGCGGCTCGAACCGCGTGTACGCGTCGTTCAAGTTCTTCCTGTACACCTTCTTCGGTTCGCTGCTGACCCTGGTTGCGATCATTTACCTGCGCAATGTGTCGGGTACCTTCGACATCCTGGCCTGGCATGCATTCAAGCTGACGATGAACGAGCAGATCTTCATTTTCCTGGCCTTCCTGATGGCGTTTGCCGTCAAGGTGCCGATGTTCCCGGTCCATACGTGGTTGCCGGACGTCCACGTGGAAGCGCCAACGGGCGGTTCCGCCGTGCTGGCCGCCATCATGCTGAAACTGGGCGCCTACGGCTTCCTGCGTTTCTCGCTGCCGATCACGCCGGACGCCAGCCACTACCTGTCGGGTTTCATGATCGCGCTGTCGCTGATCGCCGTGATCTACATCGGTCTGGTTGCCCTGGTGCAAACCGACATGAAAAAACTGGTCGCCTATTCGTCGATCGCGCACATGGGCTTCGTGACCCTGGGCTTCTTCATGTTCAACGACATCTCGGTGCAGGGCGGTATCGTGCAGATGATCTCGCACGGCTTCATCTCCGGCGCGATGTTCCTGTGCATCGGCGTGCTGTATGACCGCATGCATACCCGTAACATCGCCGACTACGGCGGCGTCGTGAACCGCATGCCGAAATTTGCCGCCTTCTTCGTGCTGTTCTCGATGGCCAACTGCGGCTTGCCAGCCACTTCCGGCTTCGTCGGCGAGTTCATGGTGATCCTGGGCGCGGTGAAATACAACTTCTGGATCGGCTTGCTGGCTGCAACGGCACTGATCTGGGGCGCAGCGTACTCGCTGTGGATGGCCAAGCGCGTGGTGTTCGGCAAGATCAAGAACAAGCATGTGGCCGAACTGACCGATATCAACAAACGTGAATTCTTCATGCTTGCTGTACTGGCCATCGCCGTGCTCGTAATGGGTCTGTACCCAGCCCCGTTCACCGACACGATGCAAACTTCGGTTGCCGACCTGCTGCAGCATGTCGCCATCAGCAAGTTGCCTTAA